Proteins from a genomic interval of Streptomyces fodineus:
- a CDS encoding GAF domain-containing protein yields the protein MTDPWVALEPGADPAERVRVLRRAHETFTTMGTVPRPVRSVVAESWRRSARAGVGPDGAASVELADGDLGAYRAEHPLARVMPLFRELMGTFAADGEHLLAVCDAQGRLLWVEGHPATRRRADGMNFVPGARWSENAVGTNAPGTAVAVDRPVQVFAAEHFIRRVQPWTCAAAPVHDPRTGRVLGAVDITGGDGLAHPHSLGFVQAVARAAEAQLALLAPPRTAADTPLLAALGRDEAELVVDGRRIRLSRRHSEILVLLARHPEGLSGDELLCALYADESVTPVTLRAELARLRRLLGPGLLGSRPYRLTAAVESDVTVVERRLRAEAVTAAAEAYTGPLLPGSQAPGIVLLRDRLAGGLRTALIAHGDPDLLADWAHAPWGEDDVEVWRALAAMRPTAPVRARLAALEAELTAPAGGARGRIRGAT from the coding sequence TTGACCGATCCGTGGGTGGCCCTGGAGCCGGGGGCCGACCCCGCCGAGCGGGTCCGTGTGCTGCGCAGGGCGCACGAGACGTTCACCACGATGGGCACGGTGCCGCGCCCGGTGCGGTCGGTGGTGGCGGAGTCGTGGCGGCGCAGCGCGCGGGCCGGGGTCGGACCGGACGGCGCCGCGAGCGTGGAACTGGCGGACGGCGACCTCGGTGCATACCGGGCGGAGCACCCACTCGCCCGGGTGATGCCGCTGTTCCGGGAACTGATGGGCACGTTCGCCGCCGACGGCGAGCATCTGCTGGCGGTGTGCGACGCGCAGGGCAGGCTGCTGTGGGTCGAGGGGCATCCGGCGACCCGGCGCCGGGCGGACGGAATGAACTTCGTACCCGGAGCACGCTGGTCGGAGAACGCGGTCGGCACCAACGCGCCGGGGACCGCGGTCGCCGTGGACCGGCCGGTGCAGGTGTTCGCCGCGGAACACTTCATACGGCGGGTCCAGCCGTGGACGTGCGCGGCGGCGCCGGTGCACGATCCGCGTACCGGCCGGGTCCTGGGCGCCGTGGACATCACCGGCGGGGACGGGCTGGCGCATCCGCACAGCCTCGGGTTCGTGCAGGCGGTGGCGCGGGCCGCGGAGGCCCAGCTCGCGCTGCTCGCACCGCCCCGGACGGCCGCGGACACGCCGCTGCTCGCCGCACTGGGGCGGGACGAGGCCGAGCTTGTGGTGGACGGCCGCCGGATCCGGCTCAGCCGCCGGCACAGCGAGATCCTGGTCCTGCTGGCCCGGCATCCCGAGGGGCTGAGCGGAGACGAGCTGCTGTGCGCGCTGTACGCGGACGAGTCGGTGACCCCGGTGACCCTGCGTGCCGAACTGGCCCGGCTGCGCAGACTGTTGGGCCCGGGGCTGCTCGGCTCGCGGCCGTACCGGCTCACGGCCGCGGTCGAGTCGGATGTCACCGTGGTCGAGCGGCGGCTGCGGGCGGAGGCGGTCACCGCGGCGGCCGAGGCGTACACCGGTCCGCTGTTGCCCGGTTCGCAGGCTCCGGGGATCGTACTGCTGCGGGACCGTCTCGCCGGTGGCCTGCGGACGGCCCTGATCGCGCACGGCGACCCGGACCTGCTGGCGGACTGGGCGCACGCGCCCTGGGGCGAGGACGACGTGGAGGTGTGGCGGGCGCTGGCCGCGATGCGGCCGACGGCGCCGGTGCGGGCCCGGCTGGCCGCGCTCGAGGCCGAGCTGACGGCACCGGCCGGCGGGGCGCGGGGACGAATTCGCGGCGCAACGTAG
- a CDS encoding APC family permease produces MHVETSGALRRDAVGLREVLFQSVTAMAPAAAVAASIPAGAAFAGGSLPLAVLIALVACLFTASCVAELARELPAAGSVATYAARGLHPAVGFLVGWGYVFVEMLVPPLLLLQLGFTAAGTLHEEWSSYPADLWWPWSLAGAGVIAAAGYLGVRASARFGTVLGVFEILVFLVFAVLLIGRAGGANTLSVFGTSHTADGYAGIGGVFAGSVYTVLAFAGFEAAAPLAEETRDPRRTMHRAVLGAALGIGLFYVITTYAMTVYFGPDRFAKFGASGAASWDGVARASFGLFWVLVFLAVINSTIANANACANVSTRTAFALARIRVLPRLLATLHPRHRSPVAGIALQAVVAIGAVLGLGFGYDPVTAFLLLATVIVTVAVGVYIVVNLACAGYFLRADRGAFKPVRHLLFPVLGIAAFVPALLTAAGIPAFDFVTELTAPVSYAGPVVAIWMATGLVVLLLLIRRHPERIAETARVHLDTHDPAGIRQDGTVPG; encoded by the coding sequence ATGCACGTGGAGACGTCCGGGGCGCTGCGGCGCGACGCCGTCGGATTGCGCGAGGTCCTGTTCCAGAGCGTGACGGCGATGGCGCCGGCCGCCGCGGTCGCCGCGTCGATTCCGGCCGGTGCCGCCTTCGCCGGCGGCAGCCTGCCGCTGGCGGTGCTGATCGCCCTGGTGGCCTGCCTGTTCACCGCGTCATGCGTGGCCGAGCTGGCCCGGGAGCTGCCGGCCGCGGGATCGGTGGCCACCTATGCGGCGCGGGGACTGCACCCTGCCGTCGGGTTTCTCGTCGGCTGGGGTTACGTCTTCGTGGAGATGCTGGTGCCACCCCTGCTGCTCCTCCAGCTGGGCTTCACGGCAGCGGGCACGCTGCACGAGGAGTGGTCCTCGTATCCGGCGGATCTGTGGTGGCCGTGGTCCCTGGCGGGGGCCGGCGTGATCGCCGCCGCCGGTTACCTCGGCGTCCGCGCCTCGGCCCGCTTCGGCACCGTCCTCGGCGTCTTCGAGATCCTCGTCTTCCTGGTCTTCGCGGTGCTGCTCATCGGCAGAGCGGGCGGCGCCAACACCCTGTCGGTGTTCGGCACTTCGCACACCGCCGACGGTTACGCAGGGATCGGCGGTGTGTTCGCCGGATCCGTGTACACGGTGCTCGCGTTCGCGGGGTTCGAGGCGGCGGCGCCGCTCGCCGAGGAGACACGCGACCCCCGGCGGACGATGCACCGCGCGGTCCTCGGAGCGGCGCTGGGCATCGGCCTGTTCTACGTGATCACCACGTATGCGATGACCGTCTACTTCGGTCCCGACCGCTTCGCGAAGTTCGGCGCCTCGGGCGCGGCCTCCTGGGACGGCGTCGCCCGGGCCTCCTTCGGCCTCTTCTGGGTGCTGGTCTTCCTGGCCGTGATCAACTCCACGATCGCCAACGCCAACGCATGCGCCAACGTCTCGACCCGCACGGCCTTCGCGCTGGCCCGCATCCGGGTGCTGCCCCGCCTGCTCGCCACGCTCCACCCCCGGCACCGCTCCCCCGTGGCCGGTATCGCGCTGCAGGCCGTCGTGGCGATCGGGGCGGTGCTGGGGCTCGGTTTCGGCTACGACCCGGTGACCGCGTTCCTGCTGCTCGCCACGGTGATCGTCACGGTCGCCGTCGGTGTCTACATCGTCGTGAACCTCGCCTGCGCCGGCTACTTCCTGCGGGCCGACCGGGGCGCGTTCAAGCCGGTACGGCATCTGCTGTTCCCGGTGCTCGGCATCGCGGCCTTCGTCCCCGCCCTGCTGACGGCCGCCGGCATCCCGGCCTTCGACTTCGTCACCGAGCTGACGGCCCCGGTCTCCTACGCCGGGCCCGTCGTCGCCATCTGGATGGCGACGGGCCTGGTCGTACTGCTCCTGCTGATACGGCGTCACCCGGAGCGCATAGCCGAGACCGCGCGGGTGCACCTCGACACGCACGACCCGGCCGGGATCCGGCAGGACGGGACCGTGCCCGGCTGA
- a CDS encoding N-acetylmuramoyl-L-alanine amidase — protein sequence MDTVGPAQPGEQASPASPVRPRLSRRRLLQGAALAAVPYALLPDPLAGAQPESVDYPPAEWQPASTSNYTPSDRPVGYDIDRVIIHVTQETYTKTLAIFVNPQKKVSAHYLVRSADGHVAQCVHEADIAWHAGNWDYNTRSIGIEHEGWVDQPSYFTNALYEQSARLTAAICDKYGIPKDREHIIGHYQVPGTDHTDPGPHWDWVRYLRLVNFA from the coding sequence ATGGACACGGTCGGCCCCGCACAGCCAGGAGAGCAGGCATCACCAGCGAGCCCGGTGCGGCCGCGCCTGAGCAGGCGACGGCTGCTGCAGGGCGCGGCGCTCGCCGCCGTCCCCTACGCGCTGCTCCCCGATCCCCTAGCCGGTGCGCAGCCCGAGTCCGTCGACTACCCGCCGGCCGAGTGGCAGCCGGCGAGCACCTCCAACTACACCCCGTCCGACCGGCCCGTCGGCTACGACATCGACCGTGTGATCATCCACGTCACGCAGGAGACCTACACCAAGACACTGGCGATCTTCGTCAACCCGCAGAAGAAAGTGTCCGCGCACTATCTGGTCCGCTCGGCGGACGGACACGTGGCCCAGTGTGTGCACGAGGCCGACATCGCCTGGCACGCGGGCAACTGGGACTACAACACCCGCAGCATCGGCATCGAGCACGAAGGGTGGGTGGACCAGCCGTCCTACTTCACCAACGCCCTCTACGAGCAGTCGGCAAGGCTCACGGCGGCGATCTGCGACAAGTACGGCATCCCGAAGGACAGGGAGCACATCATCGGCCACTATCAGGTGCCCGGCACCGACCACACCGACCCGGGTCCCCATTGGGACTGGGTCCGCTACCTCAGACTGGTCAACTTCGCCTGA
- the adh gene encoding aldehyde dehydrogenase: MTRYAAPGTEGAIVSYQARYDHFIGGEYVPPLRGQYFENPSPVNGQPFTEIARGTAEDVERALDAAHEAAPAWGRTSVAERSDILLKIADRMAAHLEPLAVAESWENGKPVRETLAADIPLAIDHFRYFAGSIRAQEGSLSEIDDDTVAYHFHEPLGVVAQIIPWNFPILMAAWKLAPALAAGNAVILKPAEQTPASIHYWVSLIADLLPPGVLNIVNGFGVEAGKPLASSPRVAKVAFTGETTTGRLIMQYASENIKPVTLELGGKSPNIFFDDVWAHDDDFRDKALEGFTMFALNQGEVCTCPSRALIERGHYAEFLEAAVERTRRIKPGHPLDTDTMIGAQASNDQLEKILSYLDIGRQEGAKVLTGGERVEYDGELKGGYYVQPTIFEGDNRMRIFQEEIFGPVVSVTSFDGFDDAVKIANDTLYGLGAGVWTRDATTAYRAGRAIQAGRVWTNCYHAYPAHAAFGGYKQSGIGRETHKMMLEHYQQTKNLLVSYSPKKLGFF; the protein is encoded by the coding sequence ATGACTCGTTACGCGGCGCCGGGCACCGAGGGCGCGATCGTCTCCTACCAGGCGCGCTACGACCATTTCATCGGCGGCGAGTACGTGCCGCCGCTGCGCGGGCAGTACTTCGAGAATCCGTCGCCGGTCAACGGACAACCGTTCACCGAGATCGCGCGCGGCACCGCGGAGGACGTCGAGCGGGCGCTGGACGCGGCACACGAGGCCGCGCCGGCGTGGGGTCGTACGTCGGTGGCGGAGCGGTCCGACATCCTGCTGAAGATCGCCGACCGTATGGCGGCCCACCTGGAGCCGCTGGCGGTGGCCGAGAGCTGGGAGAACGGCAAGCCGGTCCGCGAGACACTGGCCGCCGACATCCCGCTGGCGATCGACCACTTCCGTTACTTCGCGGGGTCGATCCGGGCGCAGGAGGGGTCGCTCAGCGAGATCGACGACGACACGGTGGCGTACCACTTCCACGAGCCTCTTGGGGTCGTCGCGCAGATCATCCCGTGGAACTTCCCGATTCTGATGGCGGCGTGGAAGCTCGCGCCGGCGCTCGCCGCGGGCAACGCGGTCATCCTCAAGCCGGCCGAGCAGACCCCGGCCTCCATCCACTACTGGGTCAGCCTGATCGCGGACCTGCTGCCGCCGGGTGTGCTGAACATCGTCAACGGGTTCGGGGTGGAGGCGGGCAAGCCGCTGGCGTCCAGCCCGCGGGTGGCGAAGGTCGCGTTCACCGGGGAGACCACGACCGGGCGGCTGATCATGCAGTACGCCTCGGAGAACATCAAACCGGTCACCCTGGAACTCGGCGGCAAGTCCCCGAACATCTTCTTCGACGACGTCTGGGCGCACGACGACGACTTCCGCGACAAGGCGCTCGAGGGTTTCACGATGTTCGCGCTCAACCAGGGCGAGGTCTGCACCTGCCCGTCCCGGGCGCTGATCGAGCGCGGCCACTACGCGGAGTTCCTCGAGGCCGCGGTCGAGCGCACCCGGCGGATCAAGCCGGGCCACCCCCTCGACACCGACACGATGATCGGCGCCCAGGCCTCCAACGACCAGCTGGAGAAGATCCTCTCCTACCTGGACATCGGCCGGCAGGAGGGTGCGAAGGTCCTCACCGGCGGTGAACGCGTCGAGTACGACGGTGAGCTGAAGGGCGGCTACTACGTCCAGCCGACCATCTTCGAGGGCGACAACCGGATGCGGATCTTCCAGGAGGAGATCTTCGGCCCGGTCGTCTCGGTGACCTCCTTCGACGGCTTCGACGACGCCGTCAAGATCGCCAACGACACGCTGTACGGCCTCGGCGCGGGCGTCTGGACCCGGGACGCCACCACCGCCTACCGTGCGGGCCGCGCGATCCAGGCGGGCCGGGTGTGGACCAACTGCTACCACGCCTACCCGGCGCACGCGGCGTTCGGCGGCTACAAGCAGTCCGGCATCGGCCGCGAGACGCACAAGATGATGCTGGAGCACTACCAGCAGACGAAGAACCTCCTGGTGTCGTACTCGCCGAAGAAGCTCGGCTTCTTCTAG
- a CDS encoding acetamidase/formamidase family protein: MTDPRILTVRPEPDEYAWTFGGAPPVARIAPGAVLDLYTEDCFAGRVRSEKDLVSEVCEFPFLNPQTGPFHIEGAEPGDTVAVHFVSIEPARDWAASTTVPLFGALTSTHTTATLQPPLPERVWIWQLDRARRTALFQAQDSDIEVELPLDPMHGTVGVAPANLEVRSALVPDAHGGNMDTPEMRAGVTCYLGVNVEGALLSLGDGHARQGEGETCGVAVECAMNTVVIVDLLKDVATPWPRLESDTHIISTGSARPLEDAFRISQLDLVQWLVRDYGFSEADAYQFATQAVESPLANVCDTNYTCVAKLRKEWLPARETHRGIHARLRETARALRS; this comes from the coding sequence ATGACCGACCCCCGGATCCTCACCGTGCGCCCGGAACCGGACGAGTACGCCTGGACGTTCGGCGGCGCCCCGCCCGTGGCACGGATCGCACCCGGCGCGGTTCTCGACCTGTACACGGAGGACTGCTTCGCCGGACGGGTGCGCTCCGAGAAGGACCTCGTCTCCGAGGTCTGCGAGTTCCCGTTCCTCAATCCGCAGACCGGCCCCTTCCATATCGAGGGTGCCGAGCCCGGTGACACCGTCGCCGTGCACTTCGTGTCGATCGAACCGGCCCGCGACTGGGCCGCGTCGACGACGGTCCCGCTCTTCGGCGCGCTCACCTCCACGCACACCACGGCCACACTGCAGCCCCCGCTGCCGGAGCGGGTCTGGATCTGGCAGCTCGACCGCGCGCGGCGCACCGCCCTGTTCCAGGCGCAGGACAGTGACATCGAGGTGGAGCTGCCGCTGGACCCCATGCACGGCACGGTGGGCGTGGCCCCCGCGAATCTGGAGGTGCGCTCGGCCCTGGTGCCGGACGCGCACGGCGGAAACATGGACACACCGGAGATGCGGGCCGGCGTCACCTGCTATCTGGGCGTCAACGTGGAGGGGGCTCTGCTCAGCCTCGGTGACGGGCACGCACGGCAGGGCGAGGGCGAGACCTGCGGCGTGGCCGTGGAGTGCGCGATGAACACCGTGGTGATCGTCGACCTCCTCAAGGACGTCGCCACGCCATGGCCCCGGCTGGAGTCGGACACCCACATCATCTCGACCGGCTCGGCCCGCCCGCTGGAGGACGCGTTCCGGATATCGCAGCTGGACCTGGTGCAGTGGCTGGTGCGCGACTACGGGTTCAGTGAGGCGGACGCGTACCAATTCGCAACCCAGGCGGTCGAGTCACCGTTGGCCAACGTGTGCGACACGAACTACACGTGCGTGGCCAAGCTCCGCAAGGAGTGGCTGCCGGCGCGCGAGACGCACCGCGGCATACACGCACGGCTGCGGGAAACCGCGCGTGCACTGCGGAGCTGA